In one window of Gemmatimonadaceae bacterium DNA:
- a CDS encoding O-antigen ligase family protein, with protein MLFALVVIRMGELWPPIAAAKPVVTLTSAIIVLHLMRSNWAAWRRAFGNTQVRLTILYGLIVIALVPTSIWRGRSVGIAMVMPWGMALVLLASLTAPSLPVLDRVVRWFSALTAITAILLVLQGNVVEGSRVTSSGSYDSNDLGGLMALALPLAIGGVLRGPLLARLVAAASALSILTVLMQTGSRGGFLALVAGTLVLLLALSPTRLLLAFVIGLAVVPLGWRLAPSVMRERAASLLSLEEDYNTTSNSGRIYLWKRGLVFAARNPLTGVGPGTFEAQLGRDFEEVGSRGAWHTAHNTIVQALAELGMIGGGLLIYLLGRSVVLAAAFWPRRSPVRRPEFAAALVGYLVAAMFLSHAYSYLLFGAVALTAMMEGVLRVRSPETVPVGHVRQRRTRSRLPALAAVRSSRA; from the coding sequence GTGCTCTTCGCGCTCGTCGTGATCCGCATGGGAGAACTGTGGCCGCCGATCGCCGCGGCAAAACCGGTGGTCACGCTGACCTCGGCGATCATCGTCCTGCACCTCATGCGGTCGAATTGGGCGGCCTGGCGACGTGCATTCGGCAATACCCAGGTGCGCCTGACCATCCTGTATGGACTCATCGTGATTGCGTTGGTTCCCACGTCGATCTGGAGAGGACGTTCGGTCGGCATTGCGATGGTGATGCCGTGGGGGATGGCGCTCGTCCTGTTGGCGAGCCTCACCGCGCCATCGCTGCCGGTTCTCGACCGCGTGGTTCGCTGGTTCAGCGCGCTCACCGCCATCACGGCCATCCTGCTCGTGCTGCAAGGCAATGTGGTTGAAGGCAGTCGCGTGACCTCGTCAGGCAGCTACGACTCCAACGACCTTGGCGGTCTGATGGCGCTCGCGTTGCCGCTCGCCATTGGCGGGGTGCTTCGCGGACCACTGCTCGCTCGCCTTGTCGCGGCGGCCAGCGCGCTGTCGATTCTCACGGTGTTGATGCAGACGGGTTCGCGCGGCGGATTCCTCGCCCTCGTCGCCGGCACGCTCGTGTTGCTTCTTGCGCTCTCACCCACACGCCTCCTGTTGGCTTTCGTCATCGGACTAGCGGTGGTTCCCCTTGGCTGGCGGTTGGCCCCGTCGGTGATGAGGGAGCGCGCGGCCTCGCTGCTGTCACTCGAGGAAGACTACAACACGACGAGCAACTCCGGCCGCATTTACCTTTGGAAGCGCGGACTGGTGTTTGCGGCACGGAATCCGCTGACCGGAGTCGGGCCGGGAACATTCGAGGCGCAACTGGGGCGCGATTTCGAGGAAGTCGGCTCACGCGGCGCATGGCACACGGCCCACAACACCATCGTGCAGGCATTGGCTGAACTGGGCATGATTGGCGGCGGTCTCCTGATCTACCTGCTCGGGCGAAGCGTCGTGCTGGCGGCGGCCTTCTGGCCCCGTCGGTCGCCGGTTCGTCGTCCGGAGTTTGCGGCGGCGTTGGTGGGCTATCTGGTCGCGGCGATGTTCCTGTCGCACGCCTATAGCTACCTGCTGTTCGGCGCGGTCGCACTGACCGCGATGATGGAAGGTGTCCTTCGGGTAAGGTCACCGGAGACGGTGCCAGTTGGTCACGTGCGCCAACGCCGGACTCGATCCCGACTTCCGGCGCTCGCGGCAGTTCGATCAAGTCGTGCTTGA
- a CDS encoding NAD(P)-dependent oxidoreductase: protein MTRTDVEDRRESPLPTRILVTGGTGFIGGHVCARLLQQGHELTLLDLHPRIGSPPGVRFVRGDVRDADTVRDAMDGCEAVLHLAAAHHDAGIAEQTYFDVNVGSTELLVREMTRRGLRKICYYSSAAVYGSGPTVRYERSPSMPENPYGRSKWDAEGVLQKAVAAGQVDALIIRPSVTFGPNNFANMYSLLRQIDSGMFLQVGSGSNIKSLSYVENLCDFTLWAWRRHRGGIDTFNWVESPDLTSAQIAMKLADALGRSLPSIQVPMSVALLLASPFEVASRLLGRSLPVSRARVRKLASDQTQFSSAKARATGFVPGVSIDEAFRRTVEWYRAIGRSASRVMRIPPADVERRPRAAA, encoded by the coding sequence CACGTGTGCGCCCGTCTGCTGCAGCAGGGGCATGAACTGACGCTGCTCGACCTGCATCCGCGGATCGGGTCGCCCCCGGGCGTTCGTTTCGTGCGAGGCGATGTGCGCGACGCCGACACCGTCCGTGATGCCATGGACGGATGCGAAGCGGTCCTGCACCTCGCCGCCGCGCATCATGACGCCGGCATCGCCGAGCAGACGTACTTCGACGTCAACGTCGGATCGACCGAGTTGCTCGTGCGCGAGATGACACGGCGCGGCCTGCGGAAAATCTGCTATTACTCCTCGGCGGCCGTGTACGGCAGTGGCCCCACCGTGCGGTACGAGCGCTCGCCGTCGATGCCGGAGAATCCCTACGGTCGTTCGAAGTGGGATGCGGAGGGCGTGCTGCAGAAAGCTGTCGCGGCCGGACAGGTGGATGCGCTGATCATCCGTCCCAGCGTCACCTTCGGCCCCAACAACTTCGCGAACATGTACTCCCTGCTTCGGCAGATCGATTCGGGGATGTTCCTGCAGGTCGGAAGCGGCTCGAACATCAAGAGCCTGTCGTACGTCGAGAACCTCTGCGACTTCACGCTCTGGGCATGGAGGCGTCATCGGGGCGGCATCGACACCTTCAATTGGGTCGAATCACCAGACCTGACGAGTGCGCAGATTGCCATGAAGCTGGCCGACGCGCTGGGTCGGTCGCTGCCGTCCATTCAGGTTCCCATGTCGGTCGCACTGCTGCTTGCGTCGCCGTTCGAAGTCGCGAGTCGCCTGCTCGGCCGTTCGCTGCCGGTCAGCCGGGCGCGCGTGCGCAAGCTGGCGTCCGACCAGACGCAGTTCAGTTCCGCGAAGGCCCGCGCGACCGGGTTTGTGCCGGGCGTGTCCATCGACGAGGCGTTCCGTCGCACCGTGGAGTGGTATCGTGCGATTGGGCGGAGTGCCTCTCGCGTCATGCGCATTCCGCCGGCCGATGTCGAGCGGCGTCCGAGGGCGGCCGCGTGA